A single genomic interval of uncultured Desulfobacter sp. harbors:
- a CDS encoding S8 family serine peptidase — protein sequence MTPDIAIIDSGINPGHPHVGPITGGHGYETDPKTGQVAQTGDFMDKIGHGTAIAGIIKEKVLDAGLYAVKIFNRDLGTSVPVLTQALAWCVRRKFDIIHLSLGVENKDSAGPLKQLCDTAREKGILIIASARGPEHRIYPACFSNVVGAYRHPDCAWDDLVFHAESPVAFGAHGFPRPIPGLPQEKNVQGHSFAAAHVTAHAAALMKLYPDHPLETIIRQLQNNSHSAPAG from the coding sequence ATGACACCTGACATCGCCATCATCGACAGCGGCATTAATCCTGGTCACCCCCATGTGGGGCCCATCACCGGGGGACACGGGTACGAAACCGATCCGAAAACCGGTCAGGTGGCGCAAACCGGCGATTTCATGGACAAGATCGGCCACGGCACAGCTATTGCGGGTATTATTAAGGAAAAAGTGCTGGATGCAGGGCTCTATGCCGTGAAAATTTTCAACCGGGATCTGGGCACATCGGTACCGGTATTGACCCAGGCACTAGCGTGGTGTGTCCGCCGGAAGTTTGACATCATCCACCTGAGTCTGGGTGTGGAAAATAAAGATTCTGCCGGTCCCTTGAAACAATTGTGCGACACCGCCCGGGAAAAGGGTATCCTCATCATTGCCTCGGCCCGGGGACCGGAACACCGGATATACCCCGCGTGTTTCAGCAACGTTGTCGGGGCGTACCGGCACCCGGACTGCGCCTGGGACGATCTGGTGTTTCATGCCGAGAGTCCTGTGGCATTCGGTGCCCACGGATTCCCCCGCCCCATTCCAGGCCTGCCCCAGGAAAAAAACGTCCAGGGCCACAGTTTCGCCGCCGCCCATGTCACCGCCCATGCCGCCGCGCTGATGAAACTATATCCGGATCATCCTTTGGAAACAATTATCCGGCAGTTGCAAAACAATTCACATTCCGCCCCTGCCGGATAA
- the sbtM gene encoding thio(seleno)oxazole modification radical SAM maturase SbtM has protein sequence MKRNNHLSTCDVLTQNFPNCRRILGDITWGGILAALGKPTPESFIQFLAASGPDPKEQLKDIVPHIYDLACIELGIFKLSNNDASDLSPRESVFVNPDLMLLPVSWKHLPDSITGYGNKPPQKPEPGEGYALIWRNPVTGHLMCRDATDDDLLALKLVVEEIDFETAARQGKTSRAKILAVFHHAVNEGILINPKPLIRRNPELLPDTQGFEPYMVSDSFTLQWHITQACDLHCRHCYDRSSRNSIPFSKAMEILDDFFDFTLAAHVRGHITFTGGNPLLYPDFETLYYEASQRGFSLAILGNPAQKDPIKRLQEIQPLTHYQISLEGLEEYNDYIRGKGHFKRSLDFLDLLREQNVYSMVMLTLNRDNMNQVLPLAEILREKTDSFTFNRLAMVGEGAALSLPDPEDYRRFLQKFVRAAPSNPVLRMKDNLINIVKEDTGHDLFGGCTGFGCGAAFNFVALLPDGEVHACRKFPSYIGSIKENSLYEIYTSARAKQYRDGSTACKGCRLSPVCRGCQAVAYGMGLNVFTDRDPFCFYDKRPSGASSRPESNEVKSRHP, from the coding sequence GTGAAACGTAACAACCATCTTTCAACCTGTGATGTTTTAACACAGAATTTCCCCAATTGCCGCAGGATTCTGGGCGATATCACCTGGGGCGGAATTCTTGCGGCATTGGGCAAACCAACTCCTGAATCATTCATCCAATTCCTGGCCGCCTCCGGACCTGATCCGAAGGAGCAGCTCAAAGATATTGTGCCCCATATTTACGATCTGGCCTGTATTGAGCTGGGAATTTTTAAGCTGTCCAACAACGACGCATCCGATTTATCCCCGCGCGAATCGGTTTTTGTCAATCCCGACCTGATGCTGCTCCCTGTGTCATGGAAGCACCTGCCTGATTCTATTACCGGGTACGGTAACAAGCCCCCGCAAAAGCCGGAGCCGGGAGAAGGCTATGCCCTTATATGGCGGAACCCTGTAACCGGTCACTTGATGTGCCGGGATGCAACCGACGATGACCTGCTGGCCTTGAAGCTGGTGGTCGAGGAAATTGATTTTGAAACCGCTGCCCGCCAGGGCAAGACGTCAAGGGCCAAAATCCTGGCCGTCTTCCACCATGCCGTCAACGAGGGAATTCTTATTAATCCTAAGCCCCTTATCCGCCGGAATCCTGAACTATTACCGGATACCCAAGGGTTTGAGCCTTATATGGTGTCAGACAGTTTTACCCTTCAGTGGCACATCACCCAGGCCTGCGATCTTCACTGCAGGCATTGCTACGACAGGAGCAGCAGGAATTCGATACCCTTTTCCAAGGCCATGGAAATACTGGATGATTTCTTCGATTTCACCCTTGCCGCGCACGTAAGGGGCCATATTACCTTCACCGGTGGAAATCCTTTGCTCTATCCTGATTTTGAAACTCTTTATTATGAGGCCTCCCAGAGAGGATTCTCCCTTGCCATACTCGGGAATCCCGCACAAAAAGATCCCATTAAACGGCTTCAAGAAATCCAACCCCTGACCCACTACCAAATCAGCCTGGAAGGCCTGGAAGAATACAACGACTATATCCGGGGTAAGGGCCATTTTAAAAGATCCCTTGATTTTCTGGACCTTCTCCGGGAACAAAATGTTTATTCCATGGTCATGCTGACCCTGAACAGAGATAATATGAACCAGGTGCTCCCCCTGGCTGAAATTCTGAGGGAAAAAACCGATTCTTTCACCTTTAATCGGCTGGCCATGGTCGGGGAAGGTGCCGCCTTAAGCCTGCCGGACCCCGAAGATTACCGTCGGTTTTTACAAAAATTTGTACGGGCTGCCCCATCAAATCCGGTTCTCAGAATGAAAGACAACCTGATCAATATCGTAAAGGAAGACACAGGCCATGATCTGTTTGGAGGATGCACTGGATTCGGCTGCGGAGCGGCGTTTAATTTTGTCGCCCTCCTGCCGGACGGTGAAGTCCATGCCTGTCGAAAATTCCCCTCATATATCGGCAGTATCAAAGAAAATTCACTGTATGAAATATACACATCTGCCAGGGCCAAACAATACCGGGACGGCAGTACCGCCTGCAAGGGATGCCGCCTGTCCCCTGTGTGCCGGGGATGCCAGGCCGTAGCCTACGGTATGGGACTCAATGTATTCACCGACCGTGACCCGTTCTGCTTTTACGATAAACGGCCATCCGGGGCGTCAAGCCGACCCGAATCCAATGAAGTCAAATCCCGCCACCCATAG
- the sbtA gene encoding SbtA family thio(seleno)oxazole RiPP natural product precursor has product MDSKDLKKLLAGLCIAGLLTGSTATLSGCTNGSG; this is encoded by the coding sequence ATGGATAGTAAAGATCTGAAAAAGTTGCTGGCCGGCTTATGCATTGCCGGGCTGCTCACCGGGTCTACTGCCACCCTGTCCGGCTGTACGAACGGAAGTGGCTGA
- a CDS encoding rhodanese-related (seleno)protein has protein sequence MKRKKIILFFLAATLLVVSGPVLAADVPRMTVDELEAVLGNDNVVVLDVRSGRDWRSSEFKIQGAKRAEPGKINTWAGTYPKDKTLVLYCAUPNEGTSARLAQKLMEKGYNKVYALKGGWQKWYRGKLPVEEK, from the coding sequence ATGAAAAGAAAAAAGATTATCCTGTTTTTTTTGGCCGCGACTTTACTGGTGGTTTCAGGTCCGGTTTTGGCTGCAGATGTACCCCGGATGACCGTTGATGAACTAGAAGCGGTTTTGGGGAATGACAATGTTGTCGTCCTGGATGTCCGGTCCGGAAGAGACTGGAGATCCTCGGAATTTAAAATCCAGGGAGCAAAAAGGGCCGAACCCGGAAAGATCAATACCTGGGCCGGGACTTACCCGAAAGACAAGACACTGGTGCTCTACTGCGCCTGACCGAATGAAGGGACAAGCGCCAGGTTGGCGCAGAAGCTGATGGAAAAAGGGTACAACAAAGTGTATGCACTCAAGGGCGGATGGCAGAAATGGTACAGGGGAAAGTTACCTGTGGAAGAAAAATAA
- a CDS encoding dienelactone hydrolase family protein has product MKKILVIAIILFLPAVIWGGEGKTVEYTVNGDLYEGYVINQTETAPLVLLIHDWDGLTDYEIKRAHMLADLGYSVFAMDLFGAGVRPTEINEKRRLTGELYKDREKMRSLMKGALEKAGNLGADTGNAVVAGYCFGGAAVLEWARYGEALKGFVSFHGGLKTPDGQDYSNTKGRVLVMHGTADKVVSMDEFAALAKQLESDGVKHEMITYSGALHAFTVFGSQRYQEEADKASWKRFTDFLQMQLKQ; this is encoded by the coding sequence GTGAAGAAAATACTAGTGATCGCAATCATTCTTTTTTTACCGGCTGTTATATGGGGTGGTGAGGGGAAAACGGTTGAATATACGGTAAACGGGGATCTTTATGAAGGATACGTTATAAACCAAACTGAAACAGCTCCACTAGTTTTGCTGATCCATGACTGGGACGGCCTGACCGACTACGAAATCAAACGCGCTCACATGCTGGCAGACCTGGGTTATTCGGTCTTTGCCATGGATCTGTTCGGAGCCGGGGTCAGGCCAACGGAAATCAATGAAAAACGCCGGCTTACTGGGGAATTGTATAAAGACAGAGAAAAAATGAGATCCCTGATGAAAGGCGCCCTTGAAAAGGCCGGGAACCTGGGGGCCGACACCGGTAATGCCGTGGTTGCCGGATACTGTTTCGGGGGAGCGGCTGTTCTGGAATGGGCAAGGTACGGGGAAGCCCTCAAGGGCTTCGTCTCCTTTCACGGAGGGCTCAAGACCCCGGATGGGCAGGATTATTCAAATACAAAAGGTCGGGTCCTGGTTATGCACGGAACTGCAGATAAGGTCGTTTCCATGGATGAGTTTGCCGCCCTTGCAAAACAGCTTGAATCGGACGGGGTAAAACATGAGATGATTACGTATAGCGGCGCTCTCCATGCGTTTACGGTGTTCGGTTCCCAGCGGTACCAGGAAGAGGCCGATAAAGCCTCCTGGAAACGGTTTACGGATTTTTTGCAAATGCAGTTGAAACAATAG
- a CDS encoding metallophosphoesterase family protein: MRIAVISDIHGNIEAFKTVLKDMELQAVNKIISLGDNIGYGGDSEAVIQQIIASRIPSILGNHELACVNKKVYKWYIGDAKKSLDATLSRLSPSSINYLKGLPVNLSKYQAFFVHGFWPDSVRHYLHQIPNSELLHAFGQIKESICFLGHTHRLSLVFPEDGDINVQPLNPGLTQLEKDKKYMVNVGSVGQPRDGDPRAKYVIWDTEKYCLDTRYIDYDNQTAAQKILAAGLPFKYAQAVDPDIKK; encoded by the coding sequence ATGCGAATCGCCGTCATTTCAGACATTCATGGTAATATTGAAGCATTTAAAACGGTGCTGAAAGATATGGAGCTTCAGGCGGTCAATAAAATTATTTCCCTGGGGGATAATATCGGATACGGCGGGGATTCCGAGGCGGTTATCCAGCAGATAATCGCAAGCAGGATACCATCAATTCTCGGCAACCATGAACTGGCCTGTGTAAATAAAAAAGTGTATAAGTGGTATATCGGGGATGCAAAAAAATCGCTGGATGCCACCCTGTCCAGATTGTCACCATCATCTATTAACTATTTAAAGGGATTACCCGTCAATCTTTCTAAGTATCAGGCTTTTTTTGTCCATGGGTTCTGGCCGGATTCTGTTCGACATTATCTTCACCAAATCCCAAACTCTGAATTGCTCCATGCGTTTGGGCAGATAAAAGAATCCATCTGTTTTTTAGGGCATACCCACAGATTAAGCCTTGTTTTTCCTGAAGATGGCGACATTAATGTTCAACCATTGAATCCAGGGTTGACTCAGCTTGAAAAAGATAAAAAATATATGGTGAATGTCGGCAGCGTTGGCCAGCCCCGTGACGGCGACCCCAGAGCCAAATATGTGATCTGGGATACGGAAAAATACTGTCTGGACACACGGTATATAGACTATGACAATCAAACAGCCGCCCAAAAAATACTGGCCGCAGGCCTGCCGTTTAAATATGCCCAGGCAGTAGATCCGGACATAAAAAAATAA
- a CDS encoding protein kinase gives MTSKNSKYIGKYKINAFLGSGSMGRIYRVTIPVLEKTAALKLFTPSRALIKKVGLKSLREQFIHEAAVIANILHPNVVSIWSLEETANELFYLMEYYCRNLGQLIGESYWADRPSRKVSVDKACHYLTQIIEGLCRLHEADIIHRDIKPFNIMIADTGTAKIVDFGLSKRRGEKQILSAEKLTIGTPFYSAPEQIDSPETVDQRADLYSAGVILYRMVTGHLPDKNPALPSELNAQLDRNCDRFILKAIAPHPDDRFQTADAMSEELKSFFALYKDARQSECVAPDDIFQEKKTAPRIKPTLPIRSESSRILAKDARKVFNLDDLHQPAVFVENAFQKISDTTVIDQATNLIWQQSGSRYPMMWDQAQRFIQMLSESEFGGRKNWRMPSINEILSLVNPMHDDDFCMEPVFSPDQKWLWSSDTRSKKSVWTVDAQMGFVNCSDLFDYNFVKGVCSVE, from the coding sequence ATGACCAGTAAAAACAGCAAATATATCGGTAAATACAAGATCAACGCATTTCTCGGCAGTGGCTCCATGGGTCGGATTTATCGCGTCACCATTCCGGTCCTTGAAAAAACGGCAGCTTTAAAATTGTTCACCCCCAGCCGGGCGTTGATTAAAAAGGTCGGTTTAAAAAGCCTCAGAGAGCAGTTTATTCATGAGGCAGCGGTGATTGCAAATATCCTGCATCCGAATGTGGTGAGCATCTGGAGTCTTGAAGAGACCGCAAATGAATTGTTTTACCTGATGGAATATTACTGCCGAAATTTAGGACAACTCATTGGAGAATCCTATTGGGCGGACAGGCCCTCTAGAAAGGTGTCCGTTGACAAAGCCTGCCATTACCTGACCCAGATTATTGAAGGGCTTTGCCGCCTGCACGAGGCGGATATCATTCACCGGGATATAAAACCCTTTAATATCATGATTGCAGATACGGGAACGGCGAAGATTGTTGATTTTGGTCTTTCCAAACGAAGGGGTGAAAAACAAATTCTTAGTGCAGAGAAACTTACCATTGGCACTCCGTTTTATAGTGCTCCGGAACAGATTGATTCTCCTGAAACCGTGGATCAAAGAGCCGATCTGTATTCTGCCGGGGTGATCCTTTACCGGATGGTAACAGGTCATCTGCCCGATAAAAATCCAGCCCTGCCCAGTGAATTAAATGCGCAATTGGATCGCAACTGTGACCGGTTTATTCTCAAGGCGATTGCCCCTCATCCAGATGATCGGTTTCAGACAGCGGACGCAATGTCAGAGGAATTAAAGTCATTTTTCGCATTATATAAGGATGCCAGGCAGAGTGAATGTGTTGCGCCGGATGATATTTTTCAGGAAAAAAAGACGGCTCCCCGGATCAAACCCACTCTTCCCATCAGATCCGAATCGTCCAGAATACTTGCAAAAGATGCCAGGAAGGTTTTCAACCTGGATGATCTGCACCAGCCGGCGGTTTTTGTTGAAAATGCGTTTCAAAAAATAAGTGATACCACGGTGATAGACCAGGCCACCAATCTGATCTGGCAGCAATCCGGTTCCCGCTATCCCATGATGTGGGATCAGGCCCAACGTTTTATTCAGATGCTGTCCGAATCCGAATTCGGCGGACGTAAAAACTGGCGCATGCCCTCCATCAACGAGATACTGTCATTGGTAAACCCAATGCATGATGATGATTTCTGCATGGAGCCTGTATTCTCACCCGATCAAAAGTGGCTCTGGAGCAGTGATACCCGTTCAAAAAAATCTGTCTGGACCGTGGATGCTCAAATGGGATTTGTAAACTGCAGCGATCTTTTTGATTATAATTTTGTCAAAGGGGTCTGTTCTGTAGAATAA
- a CDS encoding Fic family protein translates to MLNPIIKITPEILNLIAEIDEFKGEWKAIGNLAPERLNALKHVATIESIGSSTRIEGVKLSDREIELLLSGLDKKSFGSRDEQEVAGYADVMNIVFASYKDISFTENYVRQLHKMLLEYSSKDIRHRGEYKKMPNHVEAFGHDGKSLGVIFETSSPFDTPKDMKQLMEWTARQLKEKELHPLLTISVFVVHFLAIHPFQDGNGRLSRILTTLLLLKEGYRYVPYSSLESIIERNKDNYYLALRKSQVTFRSEYPEYEPWILFFLNALKTQKEVLTKKINKEKIFIKLSRLSRQILELVKDHGELSISEIESITEANRNTLKKKLSELVKYKYLLTQGRGKGTRYIMGIKSYDQ, encoded by the coding sequence ATGTTAAATCCTATAATTAAAATTACACCGGAAATATTGAATCTCATTGCAGAAATAGATGAATTCAAGGGTGAATGGAAAGCCATCGGCAATCTTGCGCCGGAACGGCTTAACGCATTAAAACACGTTGCCACCATAGAATCTATCGGATCGTCAACGCGGATTGAAGGGGTAAAACTGTCCGACCGGGAAATAGAACTGTTGTTATCCGGATTAGATAAAAAATCATTTGGATCCAGAGATGAACAGGAAGTGGCCGGTTATGCAGATGTTATGAACATCGTTTTTGCATCCTATAAAGACATCTCATTTACGGAAAATTATGTCCGGCAGTTACATAAAATGCTGCTCGAATACAGTTCAAAGGATATTCGCCACCGTGGGGAATACAAAAAGATGCCCAATCATGTGGAGGCGTTCGGTCATGATGGCAAGAGCCTTGGTGTTATCTTTGAGACATCATCGCCCTTTGACACCCCGAAGGATATGAAACAGTTGATGGAATGGACAGCCAGGCAGTTGAAAGAAAAAGAACTCCACCCCCTGTTAACTATATCTGTCTTTGTCGTTCATTTTTTGGCAATACACCCGTTTCAGGATGGAAACGGCAGACTGTCGCGGATACTGACAACCCTTCTGCTGCTGAAAGAAGGATACCGGTATGTTCCTTACAGTTCCCTGGAGAGTATCATTGAAAGAAATAAGGATAATTATTACCTGGCATTAAGAAAATCCCAGGTGACTTTTAGATCTGAGTATCCGGAATACGAGCCCTGGATATTATTTTTTTTGAACGCTCTTAAAACTCAAAAAGAAGTACTGACTAAAAAAATTAATAAAGAAAAAATATTTATAAAGTTATCCAGACTGTCACGGCAGATCCTTGAACTTGTGAAGGATCATGGAGAGTTGTCCATATCTGAGATCGAATCCATTACAGAAGCCAACCGGAATACCCTGAAGAAGAAACTTTCAGAACTTGTCAAATATAAATACCTGCTCACCCAGGGGCGGGGTAAAGGCACGCGGTATATCATGGGTATTAAATCGTATGACCAGTAA
- a CDS encoding HigA family addiction module antitoxin: MMRDFPPTHPGEILLEEFLKPLGITQYRIAKDIGVPAMRINKIVRQKRGISADTALRLAHYFGMSVDFWTGIQVHYDTEMAKMKLGDKLKKEVKTFEPAA; encoded by the coding sequence ATGATGAGAGATTTTCCTCCCACTCATCCAGGTGAAATTTTGCTTGAAGAGTTTTTAAAACCTCTGGGTATTACGCAATATAGAATTGCTAAAGACATTGGCGTCCCTGCCATGCGGATAAATAAAATTGTCCGACAAAAAAGAGGGATAAGCGCAGATACCGCTCTAAGACTGGCGCATTATTTTGGGATGTCTGTTGATTTTTGGACCGGGATTCAGGTTCACTATGATACAGAAATGGCAAAAATGAAGTTGGGTGACAAATTGAAAAAAGAGGTTAAGACATTTGAACCTGCTGCCTGA
- a CDS encoding type II toxin-antitoxin system RelE/ParE family toxin — protein MIKDFKCKETKFIFNGLFSKKSQDIQRLAERKLIMLHRASEINDLRVPPANRLEALSGNRKGQHSIRINKKWRICFEWHEDGVHGVEIVDYH, from the coding sequence ATGATAAAAGACTTTAAATGTAAAGAAACTAAATTTATATTTAATGGTCTTTTTTCTAAAAAGTCGCAGGACATACAGAGGTTAGCGGAAAGAAAGTTGATTATGCTTCACAGAGCCTCTGAGATTAATGATCTCAGAGTGCCACCGGCTAACCGGTTGGAGGCACTTAGTGGTAATAGAAAGGGGCAACACAGTATACGCATTAATAAAAAATGGCGCATTTGTTTTGAATGGCATGAAGACGGCGTACATGGTGTTGAGATTGTTGACTATCATTAA
- the ilvC gene encoding ketol-acid reductoisomerase has product MGTNYFNTLPLRLQLEELSQCRFMDPSEFNGVEALKGKKIVIVGCGSQGLHQGLNLRDSGLDVSYTLREAAISGKRQSWKNATENGFAVGPYEQMLPTADLVINLTPDKQHTNVIESVMPLMKKDACLSYSHGFNIVEEGMQIREDLTVIMVAPKSPGTEVREEYKRGFGVPTLIAVHRENDPRGEGFELAKAYAAGTGGHKAGVLQSSFVAEVKSDLMGEQTILCGVLQTGALLCYDKMIEGGMDEGYASKLVQYGWETVTEALKHGGVTNMMDRLSNPAKIKAFELSEQLKELWTPLYNKHMDDIMTGYFSKTMMEDWANDDANLLKWRDQTQDTAFEKSTSQDADIPEQEYFDNGILMVAMIKAGVELAFDTMVSAGIIAESAYYESLHEVPLISNLIARKKLYEMNVVISDTAEYGCYLFAHTAVPLLKDFMAGLDTDVIGKGLALEDNSVDNIRLIQVNDAIRNHPVEIVGKKLRGYMGAMKALR; this is encoded by the coding sequence ATGGGCACCAATTATTTTAACACCCTGCCATTACGGCTGCAACTTGAAGAACTGTCCCAGTGCCGGTTCATGGACCCTTCGGAATTTAACGGGGTCGAGGCGCTCAAGGGAAAAAAAATTGTGATTGTGGGATGTGGGTCCCAGGGGCTGCACCAGGGCCTGAATTTAAGGGACAGTGGCCTGGATGTGTCTTATACATTAAGGGAAGCCGCTATTTCCGGCAAACGGCAGTCCTGGAAGAATGCCACGGAGAACGGCTTTGCCGTAGGTCCATATGAACAGATGCTGCCGACGGCAGATCTGGTCATCAACCTGACCCCGGATAAACAGCACACCAATGTCATTGAATCCGTCATGCCTCTGATGAAAAAGGATGCCTGCCTTTCCTATTCCCATGGGTTCAATATTGTTGAAGAGGGCATGCAGATCAGAGAAGACCTCACCGTTATCATGGTGGCCCCCAAATCCCCGGGAACCGAAGTGAGAGAAGAGTACAAAAGGGGCTTTGGCGTTCCCACCCTGATTGCCGTGCATCGGGAAAACGATCCCAGAGGAGAGGGTTTTGAACTTGCCAAAGCCTATGCGGCCGGTACCGGCGGTCACAAGGCCGGTGTGTTGCAGTCCTCATTTGTGGCTGAAGTAAAATCGGATCTCATGGGCGAGCAGACCATTTTATGCGGGGTGCTGCAGACCGGGGCACTGCTGTGCTATGACAAGATGATTGAAGGCGGCATGGATGAAGGATACGCATCCAAGTTGGTTCAGTATGGTTGGGAAACCGTGACCGAAGCCCTGAAACACGGTGGCGTCACCAACATGATGGACAGGCTGTCCAATCCGGCTAAAATCAAGGCCTTTGAATTAAGCGAGCAGCTTAAGGAACTCTGGACACCCTTGTACAACAAGCACATGGACGACATCATGACAGGTTATTTTTCAAAGACCATGATGGAAGACTGGGCCAATGATGACGCCAACCTGCTCAAATGGCGGGACCAGACCCAGGATACGGCGTTTGAGAAATCAACTTCCCAGGACGCAGATATCCCGGAGCAGGAATATTTTGACAACGGCATTCTCATGGTGGCCATGATCAAGGCGGGCGTGGAGTTGGCCTTTGATACCATGGTGTCAGCCGGCATTATTGCAGAATCCGCGTATTATGAATCCCTGCATGAGGTGCCCCTGATCTCCAATCTCATTGCCAGAAAAAAACTGTATGAAATGAACGTTGTGATTTCAGATACTGCAGAATACGGTTGTTATCTGTTTGCCCATACTGCGGTTCCCCTGCTTAAAGATTTCATGGCAGGCCTTGATACCGATGTGATCGGCAAAGGCCTGGCGCTTGAAGACAACAGCGTGGACAACATCCGCCTGATCCAGGTCAATGATGCCATCCGGAACCATCCTGTGGAAATTGTGGGTAAAAAACTGCGTGGATATATGGGGGCCATGAAAGCCCTGCGTTAA
- the ilvY gene encoding HTH-type transcriptional activator IlvY yields MDIRTLKLFHHLAGSLHFSRTSQACNISPSALTRVIQRLEADVGKQLLIRGNRCVELTYAGQVFKKYAEDVLGRFERLQGELSKDAILSGQLSLYCSVTAAYSILPRFIPRYRAMHPGVQIRLETGDPAQAMARLMNRDADAVIAALPETPGIQISFLNMAVSPLVFIGAKHYPDVLVTDGKGKPDWKEFPLILADKGLSRERIDTWFVENAVVPRIYSQVTGHEAIIALVNLGFGIGLVPRLVLEKSPLYRDIVALDNMPELPPYEIALCTRNANLSNPRVRALWDIVAGVS; encoded by the coding sequence ATGGATATACGCACCCTTAAATTATTTCACCACCTGGCCGGTTCCCTGCATTTTTCCCGGACGAGCCAGGCCTGCAATATTTCACCATCAGCCCTGACCCGGGTGATCCAGCGTCTGGAGGCGGATGTGGGCAAACAGCTTCTTATCCGGGGCAATCGCTGTGTGGAGTTAACCTATGCCGGACAGGTCTTTAAAAAATATGCCGAGGATGTACTCGGCCGTTTTGAACGGCTCCAGGGGGAATTATCAAAGGATGCCATTCTGTCCGGACAGCTTTCCCTTTATTGCTCGGTAACCGCCGCATACAGCATCCTGCCCAGATTTATTCCCCGCTACCGGGCCATGCACCCCGGGGTGCAGATTCGCCTTGAAACAGGAGATCCTGCCCAGGCGATGGCTCGACTGATGAACCGGGATGCCGATGCGGTCATTGCAGCCCTGCCCGAAACCCCCGGCATCCAGATCAGTTTTCTAAACATGGCGGTCAGCCCCCTGGTTTTTATCGGGGCCAAACATTATCCCGATGTCCTGGTAACAGACGGCAAGGGGAAACCGGACTGGAAAGAATTTCCTTTAATTCTTGCGGACAAAGGCTTAAGCCGGGAGCGTATTGATACGTGGTTTGTTGAAAATGCCGTAGTCCCGCGCATTTATTCCCAGGTTACCGGCCATGAAGCCATTATCGCCCTGGTGAATTTGGGATTTGGGATCGGCCTTGTGCCCCGGCTGGTTCTTGAAAAAAGCCCACTTTACCGGGATATTGTTGCACTGGACAACATGCCGGAATTGCCCCCTTATGAAATAGCCCTTTGCACACGGAATGCAAATCTTTCCAACCCCCGGGTCCGGGCCCTGTGGGATATCGTTGCAGGGGTGTCTTGA
- a CDS encoding DUF1007 family protein has translation MILFPLTGIPHPHVFISQRTDVVFDDKGLAGFRVNWTFDEMFSVMISEDFDSDHNQALDAKEVAVIKEKAFGYIAPYNYYIHIRIDGKPFDVTFIKAFNAWLDNGTVCYEFFIPCHVTAVDTPKQVVLSPYDPEYYSDIYFPDKVPLNTENAEAFSIEIQTARDQANLIYYDTVNPMAIFLTFKRK, from the coding sequence ATTATCCTGTTCCCCCTTACCGGGATACCCCATCCCCATGTATTTATTTCCCAGCGCACCGATGTTGTTTTTGATGATAAAGGCCTGGCCGGTTTCAGGGTGAACTGGACCTTTGACGAGATGTTTTCCGTCATGATCAGCGAGGATTTTGATTCAGACCATAACCAGGCTCTGGATGCCAAAGAAGTGGCGGTGATTAAGGAAAAAGCCTTTGGTTATATTGCTCCGTACAATTATTACATCCATATCAGAATAGACGGGAAGCCCTTTGACGTGACGTTCATCAAAGCGTTTAATGCATGGCTTGATAATGGAACCGTGTGTTATGAATTTTTCATCCCCTGCCATGTTACTGCTGTGGATACGCCCAAGCAGGTCGTATTGTCGCCCTATGATCCGGAGTACTATTCCGATATCTATTTTCCGGATAAGGTGCCTTTAAACACGGAAAACGCAGAAGCCTTTTCCATTGAGATACAGACAGCCAGGGACCAAGCGAACCTGATTTACTATGATACAGTAAATCCCATGGCAATTTTTCTTACGTTTAAACGAAAATAA